Proteins from a single region of Hydra vulgaris chromosome 12, alternate assembly HydraT2T_AEP:
- the LOC136087768 gene encoding uncharacterized protein LOC136087768, producing MEDSGRLVKSLSDTRWDAHAVATETILKSHPQILKAFECIQEDQSQKGDTRREAENIAKKMQELEFAFMLVFWKEILQHFHRVSQALQKEHVNLKTCTDLYSSLADHLHKSRNEFERFEEAAKIMTPGVDYKSTLTRNRNRKTVFNDGDAPEVSLNARDKFLISAFYAIVDKLEAEMIRRGQVYNDVTVRFSCLVDGSLSQTSQCCKELINAYPKDLNNNLYTELQQFHSYIRHKFPAASKSENNTFNHGELYQVIIRDNIECAFPNVEIAFRIFLTLMVFNCSTKCSFSQLKRTKNPNRSTMKQERLDPLSLLMIEADMLRKINFDDILKDFGRCKSRKKKL from the coding sequence ATGGAAGATTCTGGAAGGCTGGTAAAGTCTCTTTCCGATACCAGATGGGATGCACATGCTGTTGCAACTGAAACTATCCTAAAGTCTCATCCTCAGATTTTAAAAGCATTCGAATGTATACAAGAAGATCAGTCACAGAAAGGAGACACCAGAAGAGAAGCAGAAAACATTGCAAAGAAGATGCAAGAATTAGAATTTGCTTTCATGCTTGTTTTTTGGAAAGAGATATTACAGCATTTTCACAGGGTTAGTCAGGCTCTCCAAAAAGAGCATGTGAACTTAAAAACGTGTACTGATTTGTATTCTTCACTAGCAGATCACTTGCATAAATCTAGGAATGAATTTGAAAGATTTGAAGAAGCTGCAAAAATAATGACACCAGGTGTAGATTATAAGTCAACTTTGACCCGTAATCGTAATCGAAAGACAGTGTTCAATGATGGTGATGCCCCTGAAGTATCTCTGAATGCCAGAGACAAGTTTCTTATATCTGCATTCTACGCCATTGTTGACAAACTTGAGGCAGAAATGATTAGACGAGGACAAGTATATAATGATGTAACAGTTCGCTTTTCTTGTTTGGTCGATGGATCATTATCACAAACATCTCAGTGTTGTAAAGAACTAATAAATGCTTATCCTAAAGAtctaaacaataatttatatactgAACTACAACAGTTTCATTCATATATTCGACACAAGTTTCCAGCTGCATCAAAATCGGAAAACAACACGTTCAATCATGGAGAATTATACCAAGTAATAATTAGAGACAATATTGAGTGTGCCTTTCCAAATGTTGAAATCGCCTTCCgcatatttttaacattaatggTTTTTAACTGTTCAACTAAGTGTTCTTTTTCTCAGCTGAAACGTACAAAAAATCCAAATAGATCAACAATGAAACAAGAAAGGCTCGATCCCTTATCTCTGCTTATGATTGAGGCAGATATGTTGCGCAAAATTAACTTTGACGATATACTCAAAGACTTTGGTAGATgcaaatctagaaaaaaaaaactttaa